A region from the Mucilaginibacter sp. CSA2-8R genome encodes:
- the aroB gene encoding 3-dehydroquinate synthase, with product MDTIESIDYPVVFNETLTQLVNFIEQGNYTRFFILTDEHTGEHCLPLLQSRLEHLNDRYDVIEVSAGEESKNIDFCSGIWKMLIDFSADRHSLMINLGGGVIGDMGGFAASTYKRGIDFVQVPTTLLSQVDASVGGKTGIDFDNLKNIIGTFTSPKAVFIEHAFLETLPSRQILSGYAEMLKHGLIQDAAYWNELKSLGAPLQLPPAELVYQSVAIKNKVVVADPFEKGFRKCLNFGHTIGHAVETYSLQNDDDHLTHGEAVAIGMICEAWLSHKKAGLSLDELNEITEVLNNLYPKYQLEDSCHSVLHGLMKKDKKNQGDEINCTLLHRIGECSIDHICSEEELCESLSYYTNLQLA from the coding sequence ATGGATACAATTGAAAGTATAGACTACCCTGTTGTTTTTAATGAAACACTTACCCAACTGGTAAATTTTATTGAGCAAGGTAACTACACGCGTTTTTTTATTTTAACAGACGAACATACCGGCGAGCATTGCCTGCCCCTGCTGCAAAGCCGCTTGGAGCATTTGAATGACAGGTATGATGTAATAGAGGTAAGTGCGGGCGAAGAAAGCAAAAATATTGATTTTTGCTCGGGCATCTGGAAAATGCTGATTGATTTTAGTGCCGACCGCCATAGTTTGATGATTAATCTGGGCGGTGGGGTGATAGGAGATATGGGCGGCTTTGCCGCATCTACCTATAAGCGCGGTATTGATTTTGTGCAAGTGCCAACTACTTTGTTATCTCAGGTTGATGCCTCGGTAGGGGGTAAAACAGGTATCGATTTCGACAATCTCAAAAATATTATAGGCACCTTTACATCGCCAAAGGCAGTATTTATTGAGCATGCCTTTTTAGAGACCCTGCCATCACGGCAGATTTTGTCGGGTTATGCCGAAATGCTGAAACACGGTTTAATACAAGATGCTGCTTATTGGAACGAACTGAAAAGTCTGGGTGCGCCGCTTCAATTGCCTCCTGCCGAACTGGTGTACCAATCTGTAGCCATTAAAAATAAGGTAGTAGTGGCCGATCCTTTTGAAAAAGGGTTCCGCAAGTGTTTAAATTTTGGCCATACCATCGGCCATGCCGTCGAAACATACTCGCTGCAAAACGATGACGATCACCTTACCCATGGCGAGGCGGTAGCTATCGGCATGATTTGCGAAGCTTGGCTATCTCACAAAAAAGCCGGCTTAAGTTTGGATGAGCTGAACGAAATTACGGAGGTTTTAAACAATCTCTATCCTAAATATCAACTGGAAGATTCGTGCCACTCGGTGCTGCACGGCCTCATGAAAAAAGATAAGAAAAATCAGGGCGACGAAATCAATTGTACTTTGCTGCACCGGATAGGCGAGTGCAGCATTGACCATATTTGCAGCGAAGAAGAGTTATGCGAAAGCCTGAGTTATTATACTAATCTACAGTTAGCTTAG
- a CDS encoding VOC family protein gives MQPISTCIWFNNQAEEAATFYTGIFPDTKVSNVMRYGQGMPGEPGSVMAMTVMLNDREFIFLNGNSGFTAPGAAISFFIKCNTQEEVDHYWDKLVDGGTPIRCGWLTDKYGITWQVVPVKMSQLMQSGNAQKSQKVAQAMMKMVKLDINELQRVFDEA, from the coding sequence ATGCAGCCCATCAGTACATGTATATGGTTTAATAACCAAGCCGAAGAAGCAGCGACTTTTTATACTGGTATATTCCCTGACACAAAAGTAAGCAACGTTATGCGTTATGGCCAGGGCATGCCCGGCGAACCGGGTTCGGTAATGGCGATGACAGTAATGCTAAACGACCGGGAATTTATATTTCTGAACGGTAATTCGGGTTTTACAGCACCCGGAGCTGCGATTTCCTTTTTTATTAAGTGCAATACCCAGGAAGAGGTTGACCATTATTGGGATAAGCTGGTGGACGGAGGTACGCCGATCCGCTGCGGTTGGTTAACAGATAAATATGGGATTACCTGGCAGGTTGTACCCGTAAAAATGTCGCAATTGATGCAAAGCGGTAATGCACAAAAATCGCAAAAGGTAGCGCAGGCCATGATGAAGATGGTAAAGTTGGATATTAACGAATTGCAACGCGTTTTTGACGAGGCATAA
- a CDS encoding DUF2251 domain-containing protein, with product MQEPKKAVYIYEETNYFPGTDTFVDSVADNGNAVVFEDDERTGYFYAVDGVNSSKILDARHIYNVDSLIDKDRVSILEILWSEDESIAFLSINGYYHALFDFKNKAGYCRNGFPDSGEWCAMKQTTLTDEMLETIIP from the coding sequence ATGCAAGAGCCTAAAAAAGCAGTTTATATCTACGAAGAAACAAACTATTTTCCTGGTACGGATACCTTTGTTGATAGTGTAGCTGATAACGGTAATGCTGTGGTTTTTGAAGATGATGAAAGAACTGGTTATTTTTATGCTGTAGATGGAGTTAATAGTAGTAAAATATTAGATGCCCGACACATTTATAACGTGGACAGCCTGATTGATAAAGACCGAGTTTCGATACTGGAAATATTATGGAGCGAAGACGAATCTATCGCATTTTTATCAATCAACGGGTACTACCACGCTTTATTTGATTTTAAAAACAAGGCTGGGTACTGTCGAAACGGCTTTCCTGATAGCGGTGAGTGGTGCGCAATGAAACAAACAACGCTTACCGACGAGATGCTTGAAACTATCATCCCTTAA
- a CDS encoding prephenate dehydratase, producing the protein MESKTPRVAIQGIRASFHEEAAFKYFGTNIQTVECNSFKQTFEALKNNEADYLVMAIENNIAGSILPNYSLLMSYNFPIVGEVYLPIQLHFLTLPGVKFEDIKTVISHPIALRQCVDFIDEYPQLKVVESNDTAACAKRVHDQQLTDTAAIANSLAAKLYDLEIMERRIESNKKNFTRFLIFTSHANAGKVKANKASLCFQVANQAGALVKVLNILAEQNINMSKVQSMPILGKRNEYNFYVDIEWNNTTEYDTAIRQILKYTQNFNILGEYERYEEPVH; encoded by the coding sequence ATGGAAAGTAAAACGCCACGAGTGGCCATACAAGGTATCCGCGCCTCGTTTCATGAAGAAGCGGCCTTTAAGTACTTCGGTACCAACATCCAAACGGTTGAGTGTAATTCGTTTAAGCAAACCTTCGAGGCGCTTAAAAATAACGAGGCCGACTACCTGGTGATGGCTATCGAAAATAACATTGCCGGTAGTATATTGCCTAACTACTCGTTACTCATGAGCTACAACTTTCCAATCGTTGGCGAGGTATATCTGCCCATTCAGCTCCATTTTTTAACCCTGCCCGGTGTAAAGTTCGAGGATATTAAAACGGTGATTTCGCACCCCATCGCCCTGCGCCAGTGTGTTGATTTTATTGACGAATACCCGCAGCTTAAAGTGGTTGAAAGTAACGACACTGCTGCTTGTGCCAAACGGGTACACGATCAGCAACTTACTGACACCGCCGCTATTGCCAATAGTCTGGCTGCCAAACTTTATGATTTAGAAATTATGGAGCGCCGCATCGAGAGCAATAAAAAGAACTTTACGCGCTTTTTAATTTTTACCAGTCATGCAAACGCCGGTAAGGTAAAGGCTAATAAGGCATCGCTGTGCTTTCAGGTAGCTAACCAGGCCGGGGCTTTGGTTAAGGTGCTTAATATTTTGGCCGAGCAAAATATTAATATGAGCAAAGTGCAAAGCATGCCCATATTAGGCAAACGCAACGAATATAATTTTTATGTAGATATTGAGTGGAACAATACCACTGAGTATGACACCGCCATCAGGCAGATACTCAAATACACTCAAAACTTCAACATTTTGGGCGAGTATGAGCGGTATGAGGAGCCTGTTCATTAA
- a CDS encoding chorismate mutase has product MKLDLKVEPLNNWITAKAEPLLIAGPCSAETEEQLVATAHLLANTGKVTALRAGIWKPRTRPGEFEGIGSIGLEWLKRAKAETGLPTAIEVATGKHVEEALKADVDIFWVGARSTVNPFTVQEIADALQGVDIPVMVKNPVNPDLSLWIGALERINRAGITKLAAIHRGFSSFEKTAFRNEPMWDLAINLKTHAPELPIICDPSHISGNRELIPYVSQKALDLDMQGLMIESHIDPSVAWTDAKQQLTPAALSDLMDRLTLRKPEVASVEVKDKLAELRDKIDKIDDLVIQKMAERMKIVEQIGNYKKDNGITILQVNRWDEILQKRTNYAKALNLNPEFTEKMLELIHGESIRKQTEIMNKGQGTTPVHEQLTH; this is encoded by the coding sequence ATGAAACTTGATTTGAAAGTAGAGCCGCTTAACAACTGGATTACGGCCAAAGCAGAACCTTTATTAATTGCCGGTCCGTGCAGCGCCGAAACTGAAGAACAATTAGTAGCAACGGCTCATTTGCTGGCCAACACTGGTAAGGTAACTGCCCTGCGTGCAGGTATCTGGAAACCACGTACCCGCCCCGGAGAGTTTGAAGGTATTGGCAGCATTGGTTTAGAGTGGTTAAAACGTGCTAAAGCCGAAACCGGTTTACCTACAGCTATCGAGGTTGCTACCGGTAAACACGTTGAAGAAGCTTTAAAAGCTGATGTTGATATTTTTTGGGTAGGTGCGCGTTCAACCGTTAACCCGTTCACCGTTCAGGAAATTGCTGATGCTTTGCAAGGCGTAGATATTCCGGTAATGGTTAAAAACCCGGTTAATCCTGATTTGTCATTATGGATTGGTGCTTTAGAGCGTATCAACCGCGCAGGTATCACCAAACTGGCGGCTATACACCGCGGTTTTTCATCGTTTGAAAAAACAGCTTTCCGTAACGAGCCAATGTGGGATTTGGCTATCAACTTAAAAACACATGCGCCTGAGCTGCCTATCATTTGCGATCCAAGCCATATTTCGGGTAACCGTGAGCTGATCCCTTATGTGTCGCAAAAAGCGCTGGATCTGGATATGCAAGGCCTGATGATTGAGTCGCACATTGATCCGTCTGTTGCCTGGACTGATGCTAAACAACAATTAACTCCTGCTGCTTTAAGTGACTTGATGGACCGCCTTACTTTGCGTAAACCTGAAGTTGCCAGCGTTGAGGTAAAAGATAAATTAGCCGAACTACGCGACAAGATTGACAAGATTGACGACCTGGTGATTCAAAAAATGGCCGAGCGTATGAAAATTGTAGAGCAGATTGGTAATTACAAAAAAGATAACGGTATCACTATTTTACAGGTGAACCGTTGGGACGAAATTTTGCAAAAACGTACCAATTATGCCAAAGCCCTGAACTTAAACCCTGAGTTTACCGAAAAAATGCTGGAGCTTATCCACGGCGAGTCTATCCGTAAACAAACTGAAATCATGAACAAAGGACAAGGTACGACTCCGGTTCATGAGCAGTTAACGCATTAA
- the aroA gene encoding 3-phosphoshikimate 1-carboxyvinyltransferase yields MSKNIIVSRSHKSVNTTIQLTGSKSECNRALVIEALSKGKVQVTNVSDAADAVTLSGILREPANSGNKTTSATPEITEVNIGPAGTAMRFLTAFFTLQDGEVLLTGTERMKQRPIGILVNALRQLGADISYAEQDGFPPLHIKGGFEQKTNQITIKGDISSQYITSLLLIAPNLPQGLELHIDGELTSRPYVEMTLSMLQQAGIQHTWTNHVIGIAPQEYRETSIWVEPDWSAASYWYSVAALADEAELFLPGLTSYSLQGDSVITELMANFGITSQFKDGGVYLRKDPKPVVRKIFDLKSCPDLAQTLVVVCAALNHEATFTGLETLKIKETDRIAALQNELGKMGVKLIEKGQVYKLDCSERFIPERITIKTYEDHRMAMAFAPLALIIPEVEIEDPQVVEKSYPAFWQDFEKAGFSIREI; encoded by the coding sequence ATGTCTAAAAACATTATTGTTAGCCGCAGTCATAAATCGGTTAACACCACTATACAACTTACCGGGTCTAAAAGCGAGTGTAACCGTGCGCTGGTAATTGAAGCTTTAAGCAAAGGCAAAGTGCAGGTGACTAACGTGTCGGACGCTGCGGATGCCGTAACACTTTCCGGAATTTTACGGGAGCCTGCTAATTCAGGTAATAAAACAACATCGGCAACTCCGGAAATTACTGAGGTAAACATAGGCCCTGCGGGTACCGCTATGCGGTTCTTAACTGCATTTTTTACTTTGCAGGATGGAGAGGTGTTGCTCACCGGTACCGAGCGGATGAAACAGCGCCCTATCGGTATTTTAGTTAATGCATTGCGCCAGTTAGGTGCCGATATTTCTTATGCCGAGCAAGACGGTTTTCCGCCATTGCATATTAAAGGCGGCTTTGAGCAAAAAACAAATCAGATTACGATTAAAGGCGATATCAGTAGCCAGTATATTACCTCGCTGCTGCTCATTGCGCCTAACTTGCCGCAAGGCTTGGAGTTGCATATTGACGGGGAGCTAACGTCCCGCCCATATGTAGAAATGACTTTGAGCATGCTGCAGCAGGCAGGCATACAGCATACCTGGACCAACCATGTGATTGGTATTGCTCCCCAGGAGTACCGCGAAACCAGCATCTGGGTAGAACCTGACTGGAGCGCTGCATCATACTGGTATTCGGTAGCCGCATTGGCCGATGAGGCAGAACTGTTTTTGCCAGGATTAACGTCTTACAGCTTACAGGGTGATAGTGTGATTACTGAACTGATGGCCAACTTTGGTATCACTTCGCAATTTAAAGATGGCGGTGTTTACCTGCGTAAAGACCCGAAGCCGGTAGTTCGCAAGATATTCGACCTGAAATCGTGCCCCGACCTGGCGCAGACTTTAGTGGTCGTATGTGCAGCCCTGAATCACGAAGCAACCTTCACTGGTTTGGAGACTCTAAAAATCAAGGAAACCGACCGTATTGCCGCCCTGCAAAATGAACTGGGTAAGATGGGCGTTAAGCTGATTGAAAAAGGCCAGGTCTACAAACTGGATTGCAGCGAACGCTTCATCCCTGAACGTATCACCATCAAAACGTACGAAGACCACCGTATGGCGATGGCCTTTGCACCACTGGCCCTCATCATCCCCGAAGTAGAAATCGAAGACCCTCAGGTAGTCGAAAAATCCTACCCCGCCTTCTGGCAGGATTTTGAAAAAGCAGGGTTCTCGATTAGAGAAATATAG
- a CDS encoding glycosyltransferase family 39 protein has product MQNTQPQPVQQLKAFVWIFVAVKVLLVIFTGGHYGFHRDELLHLTLGDHLDWGYMEVPPLIALLAKISTTVLGSSVMAARVFPAIASLLIIWFTGLLTIELGGKRFAITLACLCILFSPGMAASGYLFQPVVFDQLWWLLAAYLCVKYVNSENGKYLYYLGLVIGLGLLTKYTMAFFTGALLMAILLMPQRRLLWRKETTIAAAIAILLFLPNLWWQYTHHWPVVTHMTKLNQEQLKYIKPADFIIPQLLLHGTAAVVWIAGLLVALFHPKFAKYRFVGLAFLLVFAFLLKMNGKAYYLLAAYPMLFAAGGTGIEYWLKNVALRIVATILMIAPNLLLLPIVLPVLSINQALSFFDYYRQHLKFMDFAITWEDHKKHRTTQDYADMLGWEEIAKKTAAIYHQLTPAQQQRTVIFADNYGEAGALHVYHNRYQLPEVVCLNSSFALWAPEKLNAEYLIYVSDDNDVSDLQPVAESYQRAGMVENPLAREHGTGIFLIKDLKPGFENIYRQHRKENRLEVE; this is encoded by the coding sequence ATGCAAAACACTCAACCACAACCTGTTCAGCAATTAAAAGCATTCGTTTGGATATTTGTTGCGGTAAAAGTATTACTGGTGATATTTACCGGCGGCCATTATGGCTTTCACCGGGACGAGTTACTGCATCTTACCCTGGGCGACCACCTGGACTGGGGCTACATGGAAGTGCCCCCGCTGATTGCCTTGCTGGCTAAAATAAGCACCACTGTTTTGGGGAGCAGCGTAATGGCCGCGCGGGTATTTCCGGCAATTGCCAGTCTGCTCATCATCTGGTTTACCGGCTTGCTGACCATCGAACTGGGCGGCAAACGCTTCGCCATCACGTTGGCCTGTTTATGTATCCTGTTTTCGCCGGGTATGGCTGCCAGCGGTTATTTGTTTCAGCCCGTGGTGTTCGACCAGCTGTGGTGGCTGTTAGCTGCCTATCTGTGCGTAAAATATGTAAACAGCGAGAATGGTAAATATTTATATTATTTAGGCTTGGTCATTGGCTTGGGTTTGCTCACCAAATACACCATGGCCTTTTTTACCGGCGCATTGTTAATGGCAATATTACTTATGCCTCAACGGCGTTTGCTATGGCGCAAAGAAACTACCATAGCTGCAGCAATAGCCATCCTTTTGTTTTTACCCAACCTCTGGTGGCAATACACCCATCACTGGCCGGTGGTTACCCACATGACCAAGCTGAACCAGGAACAATTGAAGTACATTAAACCTGCTGATTTTATAATACCGCAGTTACTGCTACATGGCACTGCGGCAGTTGTGTGGATAGCGGGTTTGTTGGTAGCGCTATTTCATCCAAAGTTTGCTAAATACCGGTTTGTAGGTTTAGCTTTTTTACTGGTTTTTGCCTTTTTATTAAAGATGAACGGTAAAGCGTACTATCTCCTGGCGGCTTACCCTATGCTGTTTGCGGCTGGTGGTACAGGAATCGAATACTGGCTTAAAAATGTCGCTCTACGGATTGTAGCTACCATATTGATGATAGCCCCTAACTTGTTGCTCCTACCAATCGTGCTCCCCGTTTTGTCAATTAACCAGGCACTCTCCTTTTTTGATTATTACCGCCAGCATTTAAAGTTTATGGATTTTGCCATTACCTGGGAAGACCACAAAAAGCACCGTACTACACAAGACTATGCCGATATGCTGGGATGGGAAGAAATAGCCAAAAAAACTGCTGCCATCTACCATCAGCTTACCCCGGCACAACAGCAACGCACCGTTATTTTTGCAGATAACTACGGCGAGGCTGGTGCCCTGCATGTATACCACAACCGCTATCAATTACCCGAGGTAGTTTGCCTCAACAGCAGTTTTGCCTTGTGGGCGCCTGAAAAACTCAACGCCGAATACCTGATTTATGTAAGTGATGATAACGATGTAAGCGACCTGCAACCGGTAGCAGAAAGCTACCAGCGCGCAGGGATGGTAGAAAACCCCTTAGCCCGTGAGCACGGTACAGGAATCTTCCTGATTAAGGATTTAAAACCTGGCTTTGAAAACATTTACCGGCAACACAGGAAGGAGAATAGACTGGAGGTGGAATAG
- a CDS encoding AraC family transcriptional regulator has translation MKVHVKNMVCHRCKLAVEQVLTESGYHVQQVELGEVTIDEDLNSTQLNALDTQLKHLGFELIDDRKAKLVERIKNLIIDRVHHHEDTLSINLSDYLAEKLHYEYNYLSNLFSEAEGTTIEKYYISQKIEKVKELLIYDELTLSEIAYRMGYSSVAYLSNQFKKETGFTPSHFKAIKENKRRNIEEL, from the coding sequence ATGAAAGTTCATGTCAAAAATATGGTGTGCCATCGCTGCAAACTGGCTGTAGAGCAGGTGCTGACCGAAAGTGGTTATCATGTGCAGCAAGTCGAACTGGGCGAGGTTACTATTGACGAAGATTTAAACAGCACTCAGCTAAACGCTTTAGATACCCAGTTAAAGCATTTAGGTTTTGAACTGATAGACGACCGTAAAGCCAAACTGGTAGAGCGGATTAAAAATCTGATCATTGACCGGGTACACCATCATGAGGATACACTAAGTATTAACCTATCCGATTACTTAGCAGAAAAACTGCATTACGAATATAACTACTTGAGCAACCTGTTTTCGGAGGCAGAGGGTACCACGATTGAAAAATATTACATCAGTCAAAAAATAGAAAAGGTAAAAGAGTTACTAATTTATGATGAATTAACGCTGAGCGAAATAGCTTACCGCATGGGATACAGCAGCGTGGCTTATTTATCAAACCAGTTTAAAAAGGAAACCGGTTTTACACCAAGCCATTTTAAAGCCATTAAAGAAAACAAGCGCCGCAATATAGAAGAACTGTAA
- a CDS encoding cation transporter, with protein MKHTYAVTGMTCAGCQYKVQHLLSQVDHVKEASVDLEKGQVTVDMDQHIATPTLQSALKEYPKYQLTDAPAVASSISGDAVQDEAKSWFETYKPIVIIFGYITLVSIIVGSTLIGFNELLAMRVFMAGFFLVFSFFKLLNLDGFADSYAMYDVIARRFKGWGYLYALIELALGIAYAADFNPVATNIITLVVMSVSIIGVLQTVLNKRAIQCACLGGVFNLPMSTVTIIEDGLMILMSALMLFMY; from the coding sequence ATGAAACACACCTACGCAGTAACCGGCATGACCTGTGCCGGCTGCCAATATAAAGTACAGCACCTGCTTTCGCAGGTTGACCACGTAAAAGAAGCCAGCGTTGATTTAGAAAAAGGTCAAGTAACGGTAGATATGGACCAGCATATTGCTACGCCTACCTTGCAATCCGCATTAAAAGAATATCCTAAATATCAACTGACGGATGCGCCTGCTGTTGCGAGTTCGATCAGCGGCGATGCAGTGCAAGACGAAGCAAAATCCTGGTTTGAAACTTACAAGCCCATCGTGATCATATTTGGCTACATCACACTCGTGTCTATAATTGTCGGTTCTACCTTAATTGGTTTCAACGAGTTGCTGGCCATGCGGGTGTTTATGGCCGGTTTTTTCCTGGTGTTCTCGTTTTTTAAACTGCTAAACCTGGATGGTTTTGCCGATAGCTATGCCATGTATGATGTGATTGCCCGACGGTTTAAAGGTTGGGGTTATTTGTACGCCCTTATTGAGTTAGCGTTAGGAATTGCTTATGCGGCCGATTTTAATCCGGTAGCCACAAACATTATAACATTAGTGGTGATGTCGGTAAGCATCATCGGCGTGCTGCAAACCGTACTTAATAAAAGAGCCATACAATGTGCTTGCTTAGGGGGCGTGTTTAACCTGCCTATGAGTACCGTAACTATTATTGAAGACGGCTTGATGATACTGATGAGTGCCTTGATGCTTTTTATGTATTGA
- the aroC gene encoding chorismate synthase has product MAGNSFGQLFRITTFGESHGVAIGVIIDGCPAGLSVDLDYIQAELDKRKPGQSKITTQRKESDTVQILSGTFEGKTTGTPIAMLIPNEDQRSKDYTHNTDVFRPSHADYTYFTKYGIRDHRGGGRSSARETAARVAAGAIAKQLLKTQGIDVLAHVSGVGTIEAPNISITSAQEFEALREANIVRCADPATAEEMIARIDEVRKQGDTIGGKVSCTITNCPVGLGEPVFDKLHADLGKAMLSINAVHGFEYGSGFAGSEMLGSEHNDIFVKDEDGEVKTRTNFSGGIQGGISNGMPIEFKVAFKPVATIMTNQNTIDAEGNAAQIQGKGRHDPCVVPRAVPIVEAMAALVVADHWLRNKNSKL; this is encoded by the coding sequence ATGGCTGGTAATTCATTCGGGCAACTTTTTCGTATCACTACTTTCGGCGAGTCTCATGGCGTGGCCATCGGCGTTATTATTGACGGCTGCCCCGCAGGGTTAAGCGTTGATTTAGATTACATCCAAGCCGAGCTGGACAAACGCAAGCCGGGGCAGTCTAAAATTACTACCCAACGCAAAGAAAGCGATACTGTACAGATTTTGTCCGGAACGTTTGAAGGTAAAACCACCGGTACCCCGATAGCCATGCTGATCCCTAACGAAGACCAGCGCTCAAAAGATTATACTCACAACACTGATGTATTTCGCCCTTCGCACGCCGATTATACTTATTTTACAAAGTATGGCATCCGCGACCACCGCGGCGGCGGTCGATCATCTGCACGCGAAACAGCCGCCAGGGTAGCTGCCGGTGCCATTGCCAAGCAGTTACTCAAAACGCAAGGTATCGATGTATTGGCTCATGTAAGCGGTGTAGGAACTATTGAAGCACCTAACATCAGTATTACATCAGCCCAGGAATTTGAAGCACTTAGAGAAGCTAATATTGTGCGCTGTGCCGATCCTGCCACTGCCGAAGAGATGATTGCCCGCATTGATGAAGTGCGCAAGCAAGGTGATACCATTGGCGGCAAAGTAAGTTGTACCATCACTAACTGCCCCGTAGGTTTGGGCGAACCGGTATTTGATAAACTGCACGCCGATTTAGGCAAGGCGATGCTGAGCATTAATGCGGTACACGGCTTTGAATATGGATCGGGCTTTGCCGGCAGTGAAATGTTAGGCTCGGAGCATAACGATATTTTTGTAAAAGATGAAGATGGCGAAGTAAAAACCCGTACCAATTTTTCGGGAGGTATACAGGGCGGTATCAGTAACGGGATGCCTATCGAGTTTAAGGTAGCCTTTAAACCGGTAGCTACTATCATGACCAACCAAAACACCATTGATGCCGAAGGTAACGCCGCCCAGATACAGGGCAAAGGCCGCCACGACCCTTGCGTGGTACCCCGTGCCGTACCTATTGTGGAGGCTATGGCCGCTTTGGTGGTGGCCGACCATTGGCTCAGAAACAAAAACAGCAAATTGTAA
- a CDS encoding pyridoxal-phosphate dependent enzyme — translation MWSNNILETIGNTPMVKLNRITKDIKATVLAKIETTNPGNSIKDRMALKMIEDAEKDGRLKPGGTIIEGTSGNTGMGLAIAAVIKGYKCIFTSTDKQSKEKFDALRAFGAEVIVCPTNVEPEDPRSYYSVSSRLEKEVPNSWKPNQYDNLSNAQAHYEQTGPEIWEQTEGKITHLVVGVGTGGTISGTARFLKEKNPDIQVLGIDTYGSVFKKYKETGIFDKNEIYPYITEGIGEDFLPQNVDFSLIDHFEKVTDKDAALMTRQIAMQEGIFAGNSTGSAVAGTLQMKDRFKEGDVVVIIFPDHGTRYLGKMYNEDWLRERGFLKDEKLTARDIIRKKESSEIVTIDSEKTVLEAINTIKTLNISQIPVTQQGMVVGKITESDILDALLENPSLKSQPVNAITTTPFPFVDLNASIDKISAMINKENAAVLVEDEKGQIEIITQYDIINAISA, via the coding sequence ATGTGGAGTAATAACATACTGGAAACTATTGGCAACACCCCAATGGTTAAACTGAACCGGATAACCAAAGATATTAAAGCCACCGTGCTGGCTAAAATAGAAACTACCAACCCCGGCAATTCTATCAAAGACCGTATGGCGCTTAAAATGATAGAAGATGCCGAAAAAGACGGCCGGCTAAAACCAGGCGGAACTATTATTGAAGGCACGTCGGGCAATACAGGCATGGGCCTGGCCATTGCTGCGGTTATTAAAGGTTATAAATGTATATTTACCAGCACCGATAAGCAATCCAAAGAAAAATTTGATGCCCTGCGTGCATTTGGAGCAGAGGTTATTGTTTGCCCTACCAACGTAGAGCCTGAGGACCCCCGGTCGTATTACTCCGTATCGTCGCGGTTAGAAAAAGAAGTGCCCAACTCCTGGAAACCTAATCAGTACGATAATTTATCGAATGCACAGGCGCATTATGAACAAACTGGACCAGAAATTTGGGAGCAGACCGAAGGTAAAATCACCCACCTGGTGGTAGGTGTAGGTACCGGTGGCACGATATCGGGCACTGCTCGTTTTTTGAAAGAAAAGAACCCTGACATCCAGGTTTTAGGTATTGACACTTACGGCTCGGTATTTAAAAAATATAAAGAAACCGGCATCTTCGATAAAAACGAGATTTACCCTTACATTACCGAGGGTATAGGCGAAGACTTTTTACCGCAAAACGTAGATTTTAGCCTGATTGACCATTTTGAGAAGGTAACCGATAAGGATGCCGCTTTAATGACCAGGCAGATTGCCATGCAGGAAGGTATTTTTGCGGGTAACTCTACCGGCTCTGCCGTAGCAGGTACCTTGCAGATGAAAGACCGTTTTAAAGAAGGCGACGTGGTAGTCATCATCTTCCCTGACCATGGTACCCGCTACTTGGGTAAAATGTACAATGAGGACTGGTTGCGCGAGCGCGGATTTTTGAAAGACGAGAAACTGACTGCTCGCGATATTATCCGCAAAAAAGAAAGCTCTGAGATTGTGACTATCGACAGCGAAAAAACAGTACTGGAAGCCATTAATACCATAAAAACGCTGAATATTTCGCAAATACCGGTTACGCAGCAAGGCATGGTAGTTGGTAAAATTACCGAGAGTGATATTTTAGATGCCCTGCTCGAAAACCCGTCGCTTAAATCGCAGCCGGTGAATGCCATTACCACTACACCATTCCCGTTTGTCGACCTGAACGCATCGATTGATAAGATTTCGGCCATGATTAATAAAGAGAACGCTGCGGTGCTGGTAGAAGATGAGAAAGGTCAAATAGAGATTATTACTCAATATGATATCATCAATGCCATCTCGGCGTAG